In Prionailurus viverrinus isolate Anna chromosome D1, UM_Priviv_1.0, whole genome shotgun sequence, the DNA window ctttggaaaacCTGGCAGGTGCTCTCGTCTTgcatatattttcctttcctcaaaCTGGGAATGTAGGATCTGATGCaagtttgttttttggaagagcCTGTGCTTTCCTGGCTCCCGTGGCTGGCGTGGTCGTATGATCTCCGTCTTCTCTGTTGTGGCAGAGATCCCGCGTGGTAATCTCAGATGCAGAGCTGGGCACAGAACTGAAAATTGGATGAGACTATTTTGAGGAAGGATCGTTGGATTCCTCAAAACTCTGTCAATTTCTCAGAacgtaaaacttttttttaataatgaaggcgtttttttttctcttctctctctccattccctaTCCCACCTTCAGGCCTGGTGACCCCCAGTCAGCTCAGGATAAAGCACGGATGGATAAAGAGTATTTGTCCCTCATGGCTGAACTGGGTGAAGCCCCTGTGCCAGCGTCCGTGGGCTCCACCTCTGGGCCTGCCACCACGCCCCTGGCCAGTGCGCCTCGGCCTGCTGCTCCCGCCAACAACCCACCTCCCCCGGTGAGTTTCAGGGGCTGGTTTTTGTGGCCCGGTCCCCCGTTCTCTTCCTCAGAGACGGGGGCGCTGTGGCCAGGTGCTCTGGGTAGAGCAGGTTGGCGGACTTGGCTGGCAACATTGTTCTTCCGGATGTCAGGATGTTTGGGGATCTCTCGCTTTGGGAAGATCCCGTCTTCGGGTTCTGGACCTCTTGACAGAGCCGAAAGAACAGTGTTGCCACCAGGGGGAGCAGGCAGGGACGTTGGCGGGAAATGCTCTCACGTAGTCTCTCATGTCCACCACCCAGAGCCGCCCACCCTGGATGAATTCGGGCCCTTCAGAGAGTCGGCCCTACCACGGCATGCACGGAGGTGGTCCTGGTGGGCCCGGAGGTGGCCCCCACAGCTTCCCACACCCGTTACCCAGCCTGACAGGTGGGCACGGTGGACATCCCATGCAGCACAACCCTAACGGACCCCCACCCCCTTGGATGCAGCCGCCACCACCACCGATGAACCAGGGCCCCCACCCACCTGGGCATCATGGCCCTCCTCCAATGGGTAAGTAAGTGTCAGACCAGAAACCTTGGGGCTTGGGGATAAGCACGGGTTACATCAGGTTGCTGCGAACCGGAAGCAGCCCTCGGAGTGGCTGGGTGTCGCACCAGGTCTCCTGCGAAGGCTCGGGCTCCAGAAGGAGCAGGACTTTGTTCTGGTTCAGGAAGTGTTTTCTGTGTGGGGTAGACAGAGGCCTCCCTCTTCAAGGCAACAGTCCTAGAACTGTTCTTAGAGTGGTAGCGGTTGCAGGCTGTGTGACCGACCGAGCTGTCGGTGGGGGCATCTTCTCTGGCTGGTTCCAATGTCCTGCTAAGTCCCTGCTCTTTCCTTCCATCAAGATCAGTACCTGGGAAGTACGCCTGTGGGCTCTGGGGTCTATCGCCTGCATCAAGGAAAAGGTAACACAGCCTGTCCCCTGCTCCCTTTGAGGTGTGCCCTGGGCGCGAGTGGGGTCTCCGGTCTCTCCTCCCCTGaggcctcacccctgcctccgCCTGCCTGCAGGTATGATGCCACCGCCGCCTATGGGCATgatgccgccgccgccgccgcctcccagtgggcagcccccgccccctccctctggccctcttcccccatggcagcagcagcagcagcagcctccGCCACCCCCTCCGCCCAGCAGCAGTATGGCTTCCAGTACCCCCTTGCCATGGCAGCAAAGTGAGTGGAATATTTTGGGcttgtgggggtgggtgggatggggaggtggggctgAGAGGGACAAGGGAACCTCGCAGCTCACGCGGGCAGGCGGACACCCTGGGAGGAGACTCTGGTCTCTGCTGGGGGTGTAAACAGAAAGGGCCTCCTGGCCCTCCTGGGGATCTTGGGGAAGAGAGCTGATGTTTGGCGTGGTTGTGTCTGGGGAGAGGTCTTGGGGGACCTGGAGGGAACCTGCCATCGTAGGTAGGGTGCCGGAAATCCAGGCTCTCGGTGGGCTGCGTGAGCTGCCAGCTGCTGGCTGGCCCGAGCCTGTGCGgagggccagggtggggagggtgcttGCATGCTGTGGAGAGGGATGTGATTGGGGCCTGAGAGACTGCAGGGATGGGACCGGGCTGTGGGGAGAGTAGCTGTGGCCTTGAGGTTGAATGTGCCGTTCGGTGGTGGCGGCGGATGGGCGGAGGGACGTCAGAGCCGGTTCTTGTGTCTGGTACCTTTCCCTCAGCCCTTCCACGGGCATTGGTGACAAAGGGCTTACTCTGTTAAGCCCAGAGACCTCGAGGCTGACCCCAGGGTAgtcctgcccacccctccactcCCCATCACCAGGaccgccccgcccgcccgccccccaccaccgTACCGCATGCCAAGCAAGGAGCAGGCGCCCCTCGCCCCCCCATCCCAAGGCAGCAGCCGCAGAGAGCCGCGGTGTGCCCCCGCgcgtgtgaccttgggcttctTTACCACCCCAGATACGACGACTACCACCACGAGCGCTGGCACAGGGTCCATCCCGCCATGGCAACAGCAGCAGGCGGCTGCCGCAGCTTCTCCAGGAGCCCCTCAGATGCAAGGCAACCCCACTATGGTGCCCCTGCCCCCCGGGGTCCAGCCGCCTCTGCCGCCCggggcccctccccctccgccgcctccgccgcctgGTTCCGCCGGCATGATGtatgccccgccccctcctcctccgcctcccatGGACCCTTCTAACTTTGTCACCATGATGGGCATGGGGGTGGCGGGCATGCCGCCCTTCGGGATGCCTCCAGCTCCCCCACCGCCTCCACCACAGAACTAGACTcggtttttttaagaaaatatatattatatagagagagaattGGTCTCGTTTAAACACACGCCGAACCTCACCATATGGAGCCAGACATTGGGATGCACGCATGTGATtggtgtgcacgcatgtgtgtgtgtgcacgcaccgGGCTGGGCCAAGCGACTGAGGACTCGCTTGGGAACGGGCAGGTGGTAGTAGGGGCGCCAGCTTGGGCTCTCCTGGCGCCCCGTAGCATCGAgtgtcttctttgtcttctttctctcctcacccaactccctttgcctctccccaaACCGGGCCGCCAGGATCCCTCCCCGCGGCGGCGATGGCCCGAGCCATGAGAGTGAGGACTTTCCGCGCCCATTGGTGACCCTTCCAGGCAGACAGCCTCAGCAGCGCCCCTGGTGGACAGGATGGTTCGGCAAAGCAGCCTGAGTTATTTTTGTGGACGGAATCGGAACACGCTGGCTCCATATCgtgaaatttttattaatttttttctttttcctttgttatttcctgATCTCTTCCTTTCTTCAGACTCCGTCCAAGGAGATGCTCTTCCCCGATCTTCTGCTGCAATtagattccttttcctttttctccgtTCCTTCTTGTTCTCTTCCTAAGGAGAGGAGGGAGCAAATGGTTTTAGGCGCAAGCTTTAGCCATTGATGTCAGGCTAgttgcgggggtggggtgggagggggggctcTTTGGTTCTAAAATTTTCAAGGTTGCCATGACCACCCCAGAGAcgtttttttgttgttctctcTGTAGTGTGAGATTTTTGTCTTTGCCACCTTTGTAGAGAAGTGGGTTCATTTCCAGGTTCTGGGTCGACACCTATCCCGGCACCCCTGCCAGCGTTAGGTGGGGCCACCCAAGCCACCTTTGGCTCGTCTGCCACCCTGGAGAGTCCTTTCCATGCTCCCTGAGCATCTAAGCTGCCTCAGATTCCATTTGTTCCTCTCCTTCCTGGAaggtttccttttaaattttattttaatcccaaACGTCTGAATGTTTTGCAGTGTCtaagggtttgagcccctcgttttTCGTTctacttcctttttcctccccttccctctttaTGGAGTGATTATGTTGACAATAATGTATAATGCGCGTTCTCTTCACTGGTTTATCTGCAGAAATTTCTCTGGGCTTTTTTTTCGGTGTATGATTCAACACTGCGTTAAAGGGGGGTGTTCCATTGAATAAAAGAGCAGTGTGgttttctgggtctgtttcttcattttctcttcttagaTTCCCTccaccagcaccagcaccagcaccagcaccagaGTTGCTTTTTTTACCTCCATTCAGCACCTGGCCCCAGCCGCCCCGGTCTCTTCTGGGGGACTGCTGGGACACTAATTAAGGAGCCTCCCacctgtgtccctgtgtgtggCTTTGCCGGTGGGAGCTTGAGTGTGTGGGTGGTCCCGCCATCTCTCCCTGGTTTACCAGCTGAGACTCAGGTTCTTCGCACCCCCCTCCTCGCCTCCATCACCCCTCATTCCCCTGGTCCCTGTTCTTTTGAAAGCGTTTCCCTGCGGcttggacaccccccccccaacacgcgcgcgcgcgcgcgcacacacacacacccacacccacacccacacccacacccatgAGCTCTGGTTGCGACTTCTGCCTGGAAGCCGCCACCTGACCAAGGCCCTGGGCCTAGGGAGGCATCAGCACTAAAGGTCAAGCCAACTAATCCTGCCTGTGAGGCACAGAGCAGCTAAAATTAAAACCGCCAagtggctttttctttctctgcccgtgACTTGCTTGCAGCCTGCCGGCGCTGCAAGCTTTGGGGGTTGGTGGGGGCGAGAAAAAGTGCCCCATCTGCAACTTTTCGTAAGCACTTCTTCGCAGGGGTCTCGGGCCGTTTTGTTCTTTCACGGGTGGGGCAGCGGACAGTGCCTGTTGTGgcagcagaaaaaaaacccacGTCAGGGCTGCACGAGGCAGCGAGGTCCTTGCCCGACCGCTGCCGCCGCTGTGCCGCACCGCACCCGGGGAGCCTGCGTGGAGCCTGCCTTTCCTGGCAGCCTCTCCTTCCTTTGTAGGAGGTTAAGGGACAGCACGCCCCTGCCGCCCCAGCACCTGGCCGGTGGGGGCAGCTCCGGCCTGGGCTGCTTTCCACCTTCAGGTTGGGCCCGCCCAGTGCCTTCTGTGTGGAGCACGGCCCGGTTTTGTGGGCCCCGTCCAGGGCGTCTGTATCTCTGCCGTAGGCCTGCGGGGTTCAGGAAACCCTCAGGAGGGAGGCAAGTTCGGTGGGTTTCCCTAACCAGGCCCTGAGACTACAGGTGACTAAACGAAGAGAACaagctcttttctctttgtccttaaCTGGTGGAATGGTTGCAGGGCCTGGGGCCTAGCAaccctctttgaccttggcttcACCTCATTGCTTCCCCCACAAGCTCGGTTTCCCTGGTGGGCTCATTGGGCGGTTAATTAGCTCTTTGAAGCTCTGGAAGAGGCAAAGTGGCGCTATGTgggttttagaaataaaatcaataaatgacTTAACCACAGCCCAGCTATCTCCTCCGTCTCTCTCCCCTGGGGCCAGCTCCATTCCTGTGCtagctccctccctgctccctgccgTCAGCTTTTGTTAAGGTTTTGGAGAGTAACAAAGTGGCTAGCTAAGGCACGTCTCTGGGCCTTTCTCCAAGGAGCTCCAGGCCCTGAAATGGGAGAGAGGCTTGGCCTTCAGAAGTGTAGGGAGCTACCTGCCTCTGAGgcaagagtggggagagaggagaaatgcTTTCCCACCCGCCTTAGGACCTGAAAGAGTGCAGGAAAAGCCCTTTGCTCAAGCCCGTGTGTCCTGTCACTTCGGCActggctccctgccccctcaGCCTGGTTGGTGAAAGGAACACCGGTTGGGAAAGGTCAGTGTTCGGGCTCTGGAGAAACCCAAGATTGGTCCGGAGAAGGAGGCAGGATTTCTGGTTAGAAACCTAGTCAGACATAAACAACCTTGAGTTACTCGGGTTGGTCAAGTGCTTCCAGGGTTCAAGATTGATCTGCACACGCAGCACTGGATGGGGAATGAGGGATTGGAGAGGACATGGGGAGGCAAGTAGGTCAGCCTGAGCCTTCAAGGTTTCATCATGCTGGGCTGGGGCTTGCAAAATAAAAGGGGGGTTCCCTGGGGTGGCGTCACTCCAGTGGGGGCCACTGGAGACCCACAAGGGGGTAGTCGGAGAAGTCAAAAGTAATtctgggcgcctggctggtttagtccatagagtgtgagactcttgatctcaaggtcgtgagttcaagcccgttgTGGGTGCGGAGCCTACTTTAGAATAaaacaaaggtttaaaaaaaaaaggcgatTTCTCCTGGGGCGCCatgctgactcagttggtagagtatgtgac includes these proteins:
- the SF1 gene encoding splicing factor 1 isoform X5; its protein translation is MATGANATPLDFPSKKRKRSRWNQDTMEQKTVIPGMPTVIPPGLTREQERAYIVQLQIEDLTRKLRTGDLGIPPNPEDRSPSPEPIYNSEGKRLNTREFRTRKKLEEERHNLITEMVALNPDFKPPADYKPPATRVSDKVMIPQDEYPEINFVGLLIGPRGNTLKNIEKECNAKIMIRGKGSVKEGKVGRKDGQMLPGEDEPLHALVTANTMENVKKAVEQIRNILKQGIETPEDQNDLRKMQLRELARLNGTLREDDNRILRPWQSSETRSITNTTVCTKCGGAGHIASDCKFQRPGDPQSAQDKARMDKEYLSLMAELGEAPVPASVGSTSGPATTPLASAPRPAAPANNPPPPSLMSTTQSRPPWMNSGPSESRPYHGMHGGGPGGPGGGPHSFPHPLPSLTGGHGGHPMQHNPNGPPPPWMQPPPPPMNQGPHPPGHHGPPPMGKSVPGKYACGLWGLSPASRKRYDATAAYGHDAAAAAASQWAAPAPSLWPSSPMAAAAAAASATPSAQQQYGFQYPLAMAAKYDDYHHERWHRVHPAMATAAGGCRSFSRSPSDARQPHYGAPAPRGPAASAARGPSPSAASAAWFRRHDVCPAPSSSASHGPF
- the SF1 gene encoding splicing factor 1 isoform X6, with amino-acid sequence MATGANATPLDFPSKKRKRSRWNQDTMEQKTVIPGMPTVIPPGLTREQERAYIVQLQIEDLTRKLRTGDLGIPPNPEDRSPSPEPIYNSEGKRLNTREFRTRKKLEEERHNLITEMVALNPDFKPPADYKPPATRVSDKVMIPQDEYPEINFVGLLIGPRGNTLKNIEKECNAKIMIRGKGSVKEGKVGRKDGQMLPGEDEPLHALVTANTMENVKKAVEQIRNILKQGIETPEDQNDLRKMQLRELARLNGTLREDDNRILRPWQSSETRSITNTTVCTKCGGAGHIASDCKFQRPGDPQSAQDKARMDKEYLSLMAELGEAPVPASVGSTSGPATTPLASAPRPAAPANNPPPPSLMSTTQSRPPWMNSGPSESRPYHGMHGGGPGGPGGGPHSFPHPLPSLTGGHGGHPMQHNPNGPPPPWMQPPPPPMNQGPHPPGHHGPPPMVPGKYACGLWGLSPASRKRYDATAAYGHDAAAAAASQWAAPAPSLWPSSPMAAAAAAASATPSAQQQYGFQYPLAMAAKYDDYHHERWHRVHPAMATAAGGCRSFSRSPSDARQPHYGAPAPRGPAASAARGPSPSAASAAWFRRHDVCPAPSSSASHGPF
- the SF1 gene encoding splicing factor 1 isoform X4; amino-acid sequence: MATGANATPLDFPSKKRKRSRWNQDTMEQKTVIPGMPTVIPPGLTREQERAYIVQLQIEDLTRKLRTGDLGIPPNPEDRSPSPEPIYNSEGKRLNTREFRTRKKLEEERHNLITEMVALNPDFKPPADYKPPATRVSDKVMIPQDEYPEINFVGLLIGPRGNTLKNIEKECNAKIMIRGKGSVKEGKVGRKDGQMLPGEDEPLHALVTANTMENVKKAVEQIRNILKQGIETPEDQNDLRKMQLRELARLNGTLREDDNRILRPWQSSETRSITNTTVCTKCGGAGHIASDCKFQRPGDPQSAQDKARMDKEYLSLMAELGEAPVPASVGSTSGPATTPLASAPRPAAPANNPPPPSRPPWMNSGPSESRPYHGMHGGGPGGPGGGPHSFPHPLPSLTGGHGGHPMQHNPNGPPPPWMQPPPPPMNQGPHPPGHHGPPPMDQYLGSTPVGSGVYRLHQGKGMMPPPPMGMMPPPPPPPSGQPPPPPSGPLPPWQQQQQQPPPPPPPSSSMASSTPLPWQQNTTTTTTSAGTGSIPPWQQQQAAAAASPGAPQMQGNPTMVPLPPGVQPPLPPGAPPPPPPPPPGSAGMMYAPPPPPPPPMDPSNFVTMMGMGVAGMPPFGMPPAPPPPPPQN
- the SF1 gene encoding splicing factor 1 isoform X3 — its product is MATGANATPLDFPSKKRKRSRWNQDTMEQKTVIPGMPTVIPPGLTREQERAYIVQLQIEDLTRKLRTGDLGIPPNPEDRSPSPEPIYNSEGKRLNTREFRTRKKLEEERHNLITEMVALNPDFKPPADYKPPATRVSDKVMIPQDEYPEINFVGLLIGPRGNTLKNIEKECNAKIMIRGKGSVKEGKVGRKDGQMLPGEDEPLHALVTANTMENVKKAVEQIRNILKQGIETPEDQNDLRKMQLRELARLNGTLREDDNRILRPWQSSETRSITNTTVCTKCGGAGHIASDCKFQRPGDPQSAQDKARMDKEYLSLMAELGEAPVPASVGSTSGPATTPLASAPRPAAPANNPPPPSLMSTTQSRPPWMNSGPSESRPYHGMHGGGPGGPGGGPHSFPHPLPSLTGGHGGHPMQHNPNGPPPPWMQPPPPPMNQGPHPPGHHGPPPMDQYLGSTPVGSGVYRLHQGKGMMPPPPMGMMPPPPPPPSGQPPPPPSGPLPPWQQQQQQPPPPPPPSSSMASSTPLPWQQNTTTTTTSAGTGSIPPWQQQQAAAAASPGAPQMQGNPTMVPLPPGVQPPLPPGAPPPPPPPPPGSAGMMYAPPPPPPPPMDPSNFVTMMGMGVAGMPPFGMPPAPPPPPPQN